The Magnetospirillum sp. XM-1 genomic interval TTGGCCGTTTCCGCCGGCCGCGGCCTGGCCGGGCTCTCGGCCAGCTTGACCGAGGTGGCGGGGGGCTGGGCCTTGGGGTCGGAGGGCTTGGCCTGGGCGGCGGCCGGCGGCAGCGACATCTTGGCCGGCGACACGGCGGCGTAGACCACGCCGGTGGCGGGGATGCCGTCCTTGGGCAGGGTGTCCAGCGTCGCCACCTGGGTCGGCGTCACCGGCTTCATGCCCAGATGCTTTTCCGACAGGGTGCGCAGGCGCACCGGGTCGTTGAGATAGCTCCACTCGGCCCGGAGGATGTGGATGGTCTCCTGGTTGCGGTGAATCTCGGCGTTCAGGCCGGCGAGACGATGCTCCAGGTCCTTGACCTCGTACTTCACCACGAACAGCACCACGCCGACGCTGACCGCCAGCAGGGTCCACAGGATGGTTCCGGTCAGTCCGCGCCTCATGATGCGGTCCCCCGGGCGGGAGCGTCGGTGCGGATGGCGGCGCGCAGCTTGGCCGAGCGGGCGCGGGGATTGGCCCGCGATTCCTCGGGGCCGGGGGCGACGGCCTTGCGGGTCTGCAGGGTGAAGGTGGGGACGGGGCCGGCGCCCTGCGCCTGGGGGACGTGGCGCGAGGGCCGCGCCGCCTCGCCCGAGCGGGCTTTCAGGAAGCCCTTCACCACCCGGTCTTCCAGGGAATGGAAGGTCACCACCGCCAGGCGCCCGCCGGGGACCAGCAGGCGCTCGGCCGCTTCCAGCCCACGCTCCAGCTCGCCCAGTTCGTCGTTGACCGCGATGCGCAGCGCCTGGAAGGTCCGCGTGGCAGGATCGATGCCGTCGCCCGAGCGCGGCACCACCCGGCGCACCACCTCGGCCAGTTCGCCGGTGCGCTCGAAGCGCTTGGCGCGGCGCGCCTCGACGATGGCCTTGGCCACGCGGCGCGACAGGCGTTCCTCGCCATAGCGGTAGATGATGTCGGCCAGCTCGCCCTCGGGCGTGTCGTTGACCATGTCGGCGGCGCTGGGACCCTTGGTCTCCATGCGCATGTCCAGCGGGCCGTCCTTGGCGAAGGAGAAGCCGCGCTCCGCCTGGTCGATCTGCATGGAGGACACGCCGATGTCCAGCGCGATGCCGTCAACCTGGTTGACACCCTGCTGACGCAGCAAGGATTCCATGTCGCCGAATCGGCCCTCGATCATGGCGAAATGGCCGTCCTGGCTTTGCTCCAGGGAACGGCCGCGCGCCACGGCGGTGGGGTCGCGGTCGATGGCCCACACCCGGCAGGCGCTGGCCGACAGGATGGCCTTGGTATAGCCGCCGGCCCCGAAGGTGCCGTCCACATAGGCGCCGCCGGCCTTAGGCGAAAGCGCCGCGATCACCTCGGCCAGCAGCACGGGGATGTGGGGGCTGGTGTCGCTCATGGCGTCACCTTGGGACGAAGGGGCAGGGTGGGGCGCGATTGCAGGGCGCGGGCGCGGATCTCGGCTTCGACGGTCTTGTAGGCCTCGGGCGACCAGATCTGGAAGGTCTGGCCCTTGCCGACGAAGGAGACGGACTCGGTGATGCCGGCATGGGCCATGATGTCCTCGGGCAGGACGATGCGGCCCTCGGGGTCCCAGGGCAGCTGGCGGGCGTCGGCGAAGATCAGGGCGGACAGGTCTTCCTGCTCGGCCGAGAAGGCGTCGAAGCTCTGGGCGCCGTCGGACAGGCGCTCCATGAAGTCCATGCCGCAGCCTTCGATGCAGGCGTTGGTGAACGAGCGGTAGCAGACGATTCCGGCGAAGCTTTGGGCGGCCAGGGCAGCACGGAAGGTCGCGGGCACGGAGACCCGTCCCTTCTTGTCGACCTTGTTGACGAATGTGGAGAGGAAGAGTGCCACCCTCGTCCGCCTTCCGCTTGTGTGCCCGAAAACCCCTTGCCCATCTCCCGGGACACAATACGCCTGTGCGCCCCGATGGGATGGTGATTAATGGGATATCATGGGAAATCATGGGAGTCAATGGAATCGGATAGTAATCGCATGGGCTGGGGCAGTTGAGAGACAATGTTTGACGGTATTTACTAAAGTACTCGAGGATCGCCTCGCAGCGCATTGATATTTACCGTTTTTTCATAAACGACCAAAATCCCTATGTGAAATCCCTCACAGGGGTGTAACGTGAACATCGCCCCGATGGCGGTGGATCGGGGCTGATGGGCGGTTTGGGAAATTATGGGAAAAAGCGTCAGACGGCCTGTAAGCCGGGTTCTGTCCCCGTCCGAGGACGGGTGACGGCCATTCATCTGGGACGCCCGTTACCGGACGCCTCTCGCGACCGACCCGGACGGCGACGCGGAAACGCGTTTCGTCCTTCCCGGGGGAAGAACAGTGCCGTCCCTATTTGGTCTTGCTCCTGGTGGGGTTTGCCGTGCCGCTCCCGTTGCCGGTCGCGCGGTGCGCTCTTACCGCACCCTTTCACCCTTACCTGCTGCCGGACCGAAGTCCGGGAACGGGCGGTTTGCTCTCTGTGGCACTTTCCCTGGGGTCGCCCCCGCCGGACGTTATCCGGCACCGTGTTTCCGTGGAGCCCGGACTTTCCTCCCCCTGGCGCAAGGCCCGAGGGCGGCCGTCCGGCCGTCTGACGCGGCCCCACTCTAAGGCCTGGAATGCACAGGTCAAGTGCCGCGAAGTGTGAATGACGTTCAAAAGAAAAGGCCTCCGTAATGCGGAGGCCTTTATTGTCTCTATACTTGTGCCTGGTCGGGTTAAAACCGTATTTACCCGAACAGCTTGTCGATTTCGTCCTGGGAGATTCCCTGGTTTTCCAGGGCCGGGCCGTTGAGCAGCTTGGAATCGTCGTCCTTGTGCTCCTCAAAGATCTTGGGCGACACGTCGGAGATGTTCTCCGGGCCCCAGATCTCGATCATGGCGTTGATGCGGGCCTCGACGTATTTGAGGGTCTTGACCACCTTGGTGATGCGCTGGCCGGTGATGTCCTGGAAGTTACAGGCCTCGAAGATGGTGCTGACCGTGTCGTTGATGTCCTCGACCAGGCGGCCGACATAGGAATCGGCGGCGTGCGCCCGGATTTCCTTGCCGATGCTCTCGATCTTCTCGGCGGCCTCCAGGATGTTCTCGGTGGCGCTTTCGGTGGACGACACGATGGCGTCCAGCTCGAAGGTGACGGCCATCAGGCGGTCGTCGTCGGCATCCTTGGGGCGCAGCGCGGCGATTTCGGCCTTGGTGTGCTCGATGCAGACGGCCAGCGCGCGCAGCTCGGTCTTCAGCATGGAGACTTCGGCGGCCTTCTGCGGCAGCACGTCGTCGACCACCGCGGCGGCCACCGGCGGCGGGGCGTCGCCGCGGACCAGGGATTCCAGCCCCTTGATGTCGGCGCGAAGGTCGTTGATGGCCTTGAGGACCTCGGAGGTGGAGGCGCTGGGGCCGGCCTCGCCGCGAGCCTGGAGCCGCTTGATCTCGGCCGTGAACAATTTGCGCTCGGTCGTCATGACTGCTTGGCATCCCCTAATGTCACCGATGGCGGCCTTGCTCCGCCATCAACCACCCGCTTCACCCACGGCATATACGATTTATCCGTAACCAGGATGTGCTCGGTCAACCACTTCTTGAGGAATTCTACAACCTGTTCGTTCAATGCCCCGCGTTCTCCCGCCCGGTATCGGCCGCAGATGTCGCGGACATGGGCCTCCAGCCGCCGATGCTCGGCCTTGTGGTCCTCGAAGTCGGGAAAGCCGGAGGCGGCCATCATAGCCTCTTCGCGGCGAAAATGATGCTCTGCATATTCGGAAAGCGCGGAGAGCACGCTGCCGACCACGTCGCGGCTCTGGCCGGTGTCGGTGGCGTCGTACAGCTGGACCAGCAGGTCGATCAGGATGCGATGGTCGGAATCCAGCAGTGGATTGCCCACGCTGAAAGCTTCGCTCCACGCGATCGATGTCATCGGGTCCCCCGCCCCTGCGTTCCCGTCGCAGCCACTA includes:
- a CDS encoding protein phosphatase CheZ; the encoded protein is MTTERKLFTAEIKRLQARGEAGPSASTSEVLKAINDLRADIKGLESLVRGDAPPPVAAAVVDDVLPQKAAEVSMLKTELRALAVCIEHTKAEIAALRPKDADDDRLMAVTFELDAIVSSTESATENILEAAEKIESIGKEIRAHAADSYVGRLVEDINDTVSTIFEACNFQDITGQRITKVVKTLKYVEARINAMIEIWGPENISDVSPKIFEEHKDDDSKLLNGPALENQGISQDEIDKLFG
- a CDS encoding bacteriohemerythrin, with amino-acid sequence MTSIAWSEAFSVGNPLLDSDHRILIDLLVQLYDATDTGQSRDVVGSVLSALSEYAEHHFRREEAMMAASGFPDFEDHKAEHRRLEAHVRDICGRYRAGERGALNEQVVEFLKKWLTEHILVTDKSYMPWVKRVVDGGARPPSVTLGDAKQS
- the rsmH gene encoding 16S rRNA (cytosine(1402)-N(4))-methyltransferase RsmH, giving the protein MSDTSPHIPVLLAEVIAALSPKAGGAYVDGTFGAGGYTKAILSASACRVWAIDRDPTAVARGRSLEQSQDGHFAMIEGRFGDMESLLRQQGVNQVDGIALDIGVSSMQIDQAERGFSFAKDGPLDMRMETKGPSAADMVNDTPEGELADIIYRYGEERLSRRVAKAIVEARRAKRFERTGELAEVVRRVVPRSGDGIDPATRTFQALRIAVNDELGELERGLEAAERLLVPGGRLAVVTFHSLEDRVVKGFLKARSGEAARPSRHVPQAQGAGPVPTFTLQTRKAVAPGPEESRANPRARSAKLRAAIRTDAPARGTAS
- a CDS encoding energy transducer TonB yields the protein MRRGLTGTILWTLLAVSVGVVLFVVKYEVKDLEHRLAGLNAEIHRNQETIHILRAEWSYLNDPVRLRTLSEKHLGMKPVTPTQVATLDTLPKDGIPATGVVYAAVSPAKMSLPPAAAQAKPSDPKAQPPATSVKLAESPARPRPAETAKPQPGKPQPNKPGTGTLAQAPIVKPLAPPVTAPAPAPAKGSRSIVIPSPALAQGEGGAR
- the mraZ gene encoding division/cell wall cluster transcriptional repressor MraZ; the encoded protein is MALFLSTFVNKVDKKGRVSVPATFRAALAAQSFAGIVCYRSFTNACIEGCGMDFMERLSDGAQSFDAFSAEQEDLSALIFADARQLPWDPEGRIVLPEDIMAHAGITESVSFVGKGQTFQIWSPEAYKTVEAEIRARALQSRPTLPLRPKVTP